The Chitinibacter bivalviorum genomic interval TTCAGAGGCGGTGGCCGAATCGAGGCGTGCAAATGAGTCGAGCGCACGCGCCAACATATCCAAGGCCAAATTGGCGATGTGATTTAATTCTTGGAAATTAGGCACTTGCAATTTGCCCGCGTCGAAAATGTTTTTCGCGCGCGTGCAGATTTTGTGCGCTTTATCGCCAATGCGTTCCAGATCTTCCACTGACTTAATCACGGTCATCACCAGACGCAAATCCGATGCCGCAGGCTGGCGGCGCGCGATCATGTGCACACACATATCATCGAGCTGAACGTGCATGTCATTGACTTTCTGTTCTTGCTCAATCACTTGATTGATGATCGACAGATCGCCAGTCGCCAAAGCCTTCATCGACAATCGTACTTGCTCTTCGACCAGACCGGCCATACCCAAAACTTGCGAACGAATCGCATCAAGGTCAGCGTCAAATTGTTTTGAAATATGTTCGGCCATGCGCAATTACTCCAGTGTATTTAATCAACGCACCTTAGCAGTACATTATTACCGCAATGTTTCATCTCGGTGCAAAGGGGTGCTATCTTTGCACCGCAGGGCGCTATTGTAGAGCCAGATCGCTTATTTGATGGTTTTTACGCCATTGGCCGTGCCTAGCAGCAACACATCAGCGCGACGGTGCGCGAAGATACCGTTCGTCACCACGCCGACGATTTGGTTCAATTTTGACTCCAAATCATTCGCTTGAGTGATTTGCAAACCGTGCACGTCGATGATGATGTTGCCATTGTCGGTAATCACACCTTCGCGGTACGCAGGGTGGCCGCCGAGCTTGACGATTTCACGCGCAACGTAGGAGCGCGCCATTGGAATGACTTCCACTGGCAATGGGAAATTACCCAAAATATCGACCAATTTTGATTCATCCGCGATGCAGATAAATTTATCGGCCACAGCGGCGACGATTTTTTCCCGCGTCAGCGCTGCGCCGCCGCCTTTGATCATTTGCAATTGATGATTAATTTCATCCGCGCCATCGACATACACGGGCAATTCATCAACCGTATTGAGCTCGTACACAGGAATACCGTGGGATTTCAGACGCGCTACGCTGGCTTCAGATGAAGACACTGCGCCTTTGATCCGACCTTTAATTTCCGCCAGTGCATCAATAAAGTAGTTTGCCGTCGAACCTGTACCAACCCCGACAATGCAGTCATCAGGAATGTAGGCAATGGCAGCACGGCCAACCGCTTCTTTCAATTCATTTTGAGTCATGGCAGCTCCTAAATAGGTCAAATTGGATTACACAGTGAATGCGTAATAGTACACCGTAGTACGCCACTCAGATTGTGAGTTATTTCAATCGTCCGCAGCTTGCCACGCATCAAGAAGCAACCATTCAGTCGCATCCCGCAGCTCACACTCAGCCCAAATCCTTGGCACGCAACACCACCTACGCTGGGTATAAGCTAAAAATCAAAGCCAAATAATCATTTCATAGCGATACCCATTAGAAGTATTCGCTGACTCGCCGTGCACAGATTGTGATGCCGAACTTTGGCCTTAACTGTCGCTACTGCGCCCAGCAGTGACTCGATATACTGCAACACCGTTCCCCTTCGAGTTCACGATGAATTCAGGCCTACTCTCCGCCGCACTCGCTTATTTAATCTGGGGCCTGTTTCCGCTCTATTTCAAAGTGCTGCAATTTTTGCCTGCGGGCGAAATTGTCTTGCATCGCATCGTTTGGGCTTTGCTGTTTTTATTGGGTATCTTGACCTGGCGCGGCCAATGGCAGTGGTTGGCGCAATTAAAAAATCGGCGACTCGTCGCAGGCTTTGCCCTTAGCGCTGTCCTACTGTCAATCAACTGGTTTGTGTATATTTGGGCCGCCAATTCGGGCCGCGTGGTCGATGCCAGCCTTGGTTATTTCATCAATCCGCTGATTAATGTACTGCTCGGCGTACTGGTCTTGCATGAGCGGCTGCGCACGATGCAATGGGTCTGCATTGCCATCGCAGGCGCTGGGGTTGCCTGGCTGACCGTCTCATCAGGGCAATTACCTTGGGTGGCGCTCACCGTCGCGACGACCTTTGGCATTTACGGCTTATTGCGCAAAACTGCGCATCTGGGCGCGCTAGAAGGATTAACGCTAGAAACCGCCTTGCTGTTTCCACTCGCAGTGGCAGGTTTAGTGTATCTGAGCTTGAATGGCGAGAATGGCTTTAGCCATACCTCAACAGGTATGCAGATCACCATCATGCTATCCGGGCCAATCACGGCAATACCCCTACTACTCTTTGCGGCAGCAGCGCGAAAAATCACCATGGTGCAATTGGGCCTGATGCAGTATCTCGGCCCCTCGGTGCAACTAATCTTGGCGATTTGGCTCTGGCATGAGCCCTTTGGGATCGATCGGAGGATCGGCTTTGGTTTGATCTGGCTGGCACTCATCTTGTTTAGCGCCGAAGGTT includes:
- the phoU gene encoding phosphate signaling complex protein PhoU is translated as MAEHISKQFDADLDAIRSQVLGMAGLVEEQVRLSMKALATGDLSIINQVIEQEQKVNDMHVQLDDMCVHMIARRQPAASDLRLVMTVIKSVEDLERIGDKAHKICTRAKNIFDAGKLQVPNFQELNHIANLALDMLARALDSFARLDSATASEVKRSDSQLDQEYRGLQRQLITVMMEDPRSITLTMDILWIAKAIERIGDLAVNVAEHVVYLVKGQDVRHKTQEEVDSIAKS
- the rpiA gene encoding ribose-5-phosphate isomerase RpiA, yielding MTQNELKEAVGRAAIAYIPDDCIVGVGTGSTANYFIDALAEIKGRIKGAVSSSEASVARLKSHGIPVYELNTVDELPVYVDGADEINHQLQMIKGGGAALTREKIVAAVADKFICIADESKLVDILGNFPLPVEVIPMARSYVAREIVKLGGHPAYREGVITDNGNIIIDVHGLQITQANDLESKLNQIVGVVTNGIFAHRRADVLLLGTANGVKTIK
- the rarD gene encoding EamA family transporter RarD gives rise to the protein MNSGLLSAALAYLIWGLFPLYFKVLQFLPAGEIVLHRIVWALLFLLGILTWRGQWQWLAQLKNRRLVAGFALSAVLLSINWFVYIWAANSGRVVDASLGYFINPLINVLLGVLVLHERLRTMQWVCIAIAGAGVAWLTVSSGQLPWVALTVATTFGIYGLLRKTAHLGALEGLTLETALLFPLAVAGLVYLSLNGENGFSHTSTGMQITIMLSGPITAIPLLLFAAAARKITMVQLGLMQYLGPSVQLILAIWLWHEPFGIDRRIGFGLIWLALILFSAEGYLKHRATYKLAK